A single Manduca sexta isolate Smith_Timp_Sample1 chromosome 11, JHU_Msex_v1.0, whole genome shotgun sequence DNA region contains:
- the LOC115446151 gene encoding uncharacterized protein LOC115446151 — translation MALLHVTSFCWCMGLEVGAKFIGVMHLAVSLVMMIVCSIFAEEARSYVGTAEDAGDGLYSAWYRIAVGVAVLSVMHVLLALLLLFSVLKRLSSGLLVWVYIMLLLSAAALLYAVVMAALHGVSGSGSEIFLSFLEAVLFFGVVGYCVLCVYSYYLLLKSSEDMEGPNKTDY, via the exons ATGGCGTTGCTGCACGTCACCTCGTTCTGCTGGTGCATGGGGCTGGAGGTCGGCGCCAAGTTCATCGGCGTTATGCATCTG GCGGTGTCGCTGGTGATGATGATCGTGTGCTCGATATTCGCGGAGGAGGCGCGCTCGTACGTGGGCACGGCGGAGGACGCCGGCGACGGTCTGTACTCGGCGTGGTACCGCATCGCCGTCGGAGTCGCCGTGCTCTCCGTCATGCACGTCTTGCTTGCCTTGCTACTGCTCTTCTCCGTGTTGAAG CGTCTGTCGAGCGGGCTGCTGGTGTGGGTGTACATCATGCTGCTGCTGTCGGCGGCGGCGCTGCTGTACGCGGTGGTGATGGCGGCGCTGCACGGCGTGTCCGGCTCCGGCTCCGAGATCTTCCTCTCGTTCTTAGAAGCTGTGCTGTTCTTTG GTGTGGTGGGATACTGTGTCCTCTGCGTGTACAGCTACTACCTGCTGCTGAAGAGCTCCGAGGATATGGAGGGACCCAACAAGACAGACTACTGA
- the LOC119188983 gene encoding uncharacterized protein LOC119188983, with protein sequence MGVPMVKKCCFCANLHTGTLIIGYLSSIWALLELTVYCLLVTLAPLGKDGNVSVHKLVLYITAASVSGTHLICSILLIVAAYKKLASLTLPWTIVTGIMTAIFFLMSLTGISLVMQDSGTLLEVEIIIIVVHLGRSFISVYCIIVVHSRHKQIMYEEDEVQFQHSARLYHSVKTDDHVL encoded by the exons atgggTGTGCCTATGGTAAAGAAATGTTGTTTCTGTGCGAATTTACATACCGGCACATTAATCATCGGTTATTTGTCGTCA ATATGGGCCCTGCTCGAGCTGACGGTGTACTGCTTGCTGGTGACTCTGGCGCCGCTGGGGAAGGACGGCAATGTGTCCGTGCACAAGCTGGTGCTATACATTACCGCCGCGTCCGTCAGCGGCACGCATCTTATATGCTCCATACTGCTTATCGTTGCGGCTTATAAG AAATTAGCTTCGCTGACGCTACCATGGACGATAGTGACGGGTATAATGACAGCTATATTCTTCCTGATGAGTCTCACAGGCATCAGTCTGGTGATGCAGGACTCCGGCACGCTGCTGGAAGTGGAgatcataattattgtagtcCATTTAGGCAGGTCGT TCATATCAGTATACTGCATCATCGTAGTCCACAGCCGACACAAACAAATAATGTACGAGGAAGATGAAGTTCAATTCCAACACTCTGCAAGGCTCTATCACTCTGTGAAGACTGATGATCATGTTTTGTAG